From the Sulfuriferula nivalis genome, the window ACGTGAGCTTTCAATGGTACACCAGCGTCCATCAATGCCAGGCAACCACCGCAAACTGAAGCCATAGAAGATGAACCATTGGATTCGGTGATTTCGGAAACCACGCGCATGGTGTAGCCAAATTCTTCACGGCTAGGCAATACAGCTGCCAATGCACGTTTAGCTAAACGGCCGTGGCCGATTTCGCGACGCTTAGGTGTGCCTACGCGACCTGTTTCGCCAGTCGCGTACGGAGGCATGTTGTAATGCAGCATGAAGCGATCGCTGTACTCACCTTGCAATGCATCAATTTTTTGTTCGTCACGGCCTGTACCCAATGTTGCTACCACCATGGCTTGAGTTTCACCACGGGTAAACAACGATGAGCCATGTACGCGTGGCAATACGCTATTGCGGATGGTGATAGGGCGCACAGTGCGAGTATCACGACCGTCAATACGCGGTTGACCATTCAAAATTTGGTTACGAACGATTTTTGCTTCCAGGTTATGGAAAATGTCGTTAATTTCATTAACTGCCAATGTACCCATGTCGCTGGTAATCAATTGCTCAGCCATACGGCTGTGGATAGCTTTGATTTCTTTAGAACGTTCACGTTTTTGGCGAATTTCGTAAGCTTTGTTCAAGTCGGCTTCTGCAAACGCAGCTACCTTGCCAATGAGTTCTTCATTGGCGGCAGGTGCTTGCCAATCCCAAGGCTCAGGATTTACTTCGTCAGCTAGTTCGTTGATCGCGTTGATTACAGCTTGCATCTGTTGATGACCGTAAACGACAGCGCCCAACATGATTTCTTCAGATAATTGCTGAGCTTCAGATTCGACCATCAACACAGCCTGGCTGGTACCTGCAACAATCAAATCCATCGCTGAGTTAGGTAATTCGCTAGCGAGTGGGTTCAGCACGTATTCGTTGTTGATGAAACCCACGCGGGCAGCACCGACTGGACCAGCAAAAGGAATGCCAGATACAGCCAAGGCAGCTGATGAACCGATCAACGCCAAAATGTCTGAATCGACTTCTGGGTTGCTGGACATCACAGTCGCGATAATCTGGATTTCGTTGTAGAACGCTTCTGGGAATAATGGACGCAATGGGCGGTCGATTAAACGTGATGTCAGGGTTTCTTTTTCTGAAGGCTTGCCTTCGCGTTTGAAAAAGCCACCAGGGATTTTGCCTGCAGCATAAGTTTTTTCTTGGTAATCAACTGTCAGTGGGAAAAAGTCCTGACCAGCTTTAACATCGTGTTTGCCTACTACAGTGACTAATACGACTGTGTCATCAACGGTGACTAAAACTGCACCACTGGCTTGACGTGCGATTTCGCCTGTTTCCAGGGTGACGGTCTGGCGACCATATTGAAACGATTTAGTAATTTTCATTGTTTTCCTTTAGATTGCTATTT encodes:
- the pnp gene encoding polyribonucleotide nucleotidyltransferase, whose amino-acid sequence is MKITKSFQYGRQTVTLETGEIARQASGAVLVTVDDTVVLVTVVGKHDVKAGQDFFPLTVDYQEKTYAAGKIPGGFFKREGKPSEKETLTSRLIDRPLRPLFPEAFYNEIQIIATVMSSNPEVDSDILALIGSSAALAVSGIPFAGPVGAARVGFINNEYVLNPLASELPNSAMDLIVAGTSQAVLMVESEAQQLSEEIMLGAVVYGHQQMQAVINAINELADEVNPEPWDWQAPAANEELIGKVAAFAEADLNKAYEIRQKRERSKEIKAIHSRMAEQLITSDMGTLAVNEINDIFHNLEAKIVRNQILNGQPRIDGRDTRTVRPITIRNSVLPRVHGSSLFTRGETQAMVVATLGTGRDEQKIDALQGEYSDRFMLHYNMPPYATGETGRVGTPKRREIGHGRLAKRALAAVLPSREEFGYTMRVVSEITESNGSSSMASVCGGCLALMDAGVPLKAHVAGIAMGLIKEGNRFAVLTDILGDEDHLGDMDFKVAGTDAGITALQMDIKITGITKEIMKAALAQAKEGRMHILGLMKTAVGGASTEMSAYAPRIISMKINPEKIRDVIGKGGAVIRALTEETGTQIDIGEDGTVKIACTSAESGEIAKRRIAEITAEVEVGKAYEGTVIKLLDFGAIVNVLPGKDGLLHISQIAHERVNSVGEYLKEGQHVTVKILEADEKGRLRLSMKALVEAPAKESAEAAPAAE